A portion of the Streptomyces sp. YPW6 genome contains these proteins:
- a CDS encoding glycosyltransferase family 2 protein: MTVHHLPQPPSDDELYWYFGPQRRWVLVSSSLAFVFTAATMLTFALRTPALWAFLAVLGLNVVALLLSSLNSLRQRRLTRASHDVLVRAWRPAALPTIDLYLPTCGEPLPVLANAYRAVAALDWPDTLTVWVLDDADRAEVAALAAEHGYRYVVRPDRGRLKKAGNLNHALTLSEAEFIAILDADFAPRPDFLRHLVPYLADPAVGIVQSPQCFDTDAGMDWIQRAAGAAQEWFFRWIQPSRDAADAAICCGSNALYRRSAIDLAGGFARLDHSEDLYTGLALHERGFRTQYVPVLVAKGTSPDTVTSFVNQQYRWAMGNLHLLGTPVLQRMGAPWRMRLCFYEGVVGYLTTAVNTFAAPLPPLVMMFGYPDDVRPWHVLPLLAPLWLWHVLMPRISRTRWRVEVIRANVLTSVAAATAFWHTLRGRSAAWVPTGARSNGSSGSMARRVVGVSLVWLVLSNGAAAGGLALTVARNGWQPAWGLGLYLLVQLHINVPLIRDLLVELRPSGRTAAGAGGGAGVRAGKRLAGLRQRTGAGVLPRRWPEALAASAVLLLTGLLASGWVDPMLPWLS, translated from the coding sequence ATGACCGTGCATCACCTTCCGCAACCTCCGTCCGACGACGAGCTGTACTGGTACTTCGGGCCGCAGCGCCGATGGGTGCTGGTGAGCAGCTCCCTGGCCTTCGTCTTCACGGCGGCGACGATGCTCACCTTCGCCTTACGGACCCCGGCGCTCTGGGCGTTCCTCGCGGTGCTCGGGCTGAACGTGGTGGCGTTGCTGCTGTCCTCGCTGAACAGCCTGCGCCAGCGGCGGCTGACCCGGGCCTCGCACGACGTGCTGGTCCGCGCCTGGCGGCCGGCCGCGCTGCCGACCATCGACCTCTACCTGCCGACCTGCGGCGAACCCCTGCCCGTCCTCGCCAACGCCTACCGTGCCGTCGCCGCCCTCGACTGGCCCGACACGCTCACCGTCTGGGTGCTGGACGACGCCGACCGGGCCGAGGTGGCGGCCCTGGCGGCGGAGCACGGCTACCGGTACGTCGTGCGGCCCGACCGGGGCCGCCTGAAGAAGGCGGGGAACCTCAACCACGCCCTCACCCTGTCCGAAGCCGAGTTCATCGCGATCCTGGACGCGGACTTCGCGCCCCGGCCGGACTTCCTGCGCCATCTGGTCCCCTACCTCGCGGACCCCGCGGTCGGCATCGTGCAGAGCCCGCAGTGCTTCGACACCGACGCGGGCATGGACTGGATCCAGCGTGCCGCCGGGGCCGCGCAGGAGTGGTTCTTCCGCTGGATCCAGCCTTCCCGGGACGCCGCCGACGCCGCGATCTGCTGCGGCTCCAACGCCCTCTACCGGCGCTCCGCGATCGACCTGGCGGGCGGCTTCGCGCGGCTCGACCACAGCGAGGACCTGTACACCGGACTCGCCCTGCACGAGCGGGGGTTCCGCACGCAGTACGTCCCCGTCCTCGTCGCCAAGGGCACCTCGCCCGACACCGTCACCTCGTTCGTCAACCAGCAGTACCGGTGGGCGATGGGCAATCTGCACCTCCTGGGCACCCCGGTCCTGCAGCGGATGGGCGCGCCCTGGCGGATGCGGCTGTGCTTCTACGAGGGCGTCGTCGGCTACCTGACCACGGCCGTCAACACCTTCGCCGCACCCCTGCCGCCGCTGGTGATGATGTTCGGGTATCCGGACGACGTCCGCCCCTGGCACGTCCTGCCGCTGCTCGCCCCGCTGTGGCTGTGGCACGTGCTGATGCCCCGGATCAGCCGGACCCGGTGGCGTGTCGAGGTGATCCGCGCGAACGTCCTCACCAGCGTGGCCGCCGCCACCGCGTTCTGGCACACCCTGCGCGGCCGCAGCGCCGCCTGGGTGCCCACGGGGGCGCGGAGCAACGGGAGTTCCGGCTCGATGGCCCGCCGGGTCGTCGGCGTCTCGCTGGTCTGGCTGGTCCTGTCCAACGGGGCAGCCGCCGGCGGGCTCGCGCTGACCGTGGCCCGCAACGGCTGGCAGCCCGCCTGGGGGCTCGGCCTCTACCTGCTGGTCCAGCTGCACATCAACGTCCCCCTGATCCGGGACCTTCTGGTCGAGCTGCGTCCGTCCGGGCGCACAGCCGCCGGAGCCGGGGGCGGTGCCGGGGTCCGGGCCGGGAAGCGGCTCGCCGGTCTCCGTCAGCGGACCGGGGCGGGCGTGCTGCCCCGCCGCTGGCCCGAGGCCCTCGCCGCTTCCGCCGTCCTCCTGCTCACCGGCCTGCTCGCCTCCGGGTGGGTCGACCCGATGCTGCCGTGGCTGAGCTGA
- a CDS encoding phosphatase, with translation MPIPSRAALVDHLVRTRIAGDVATPRDNNLSHYRKLANGDRHYWLGLELGDRWTDEQDVLAVMAERCGVIDDPAHRQGQDTIDPELTVDALERMAARLRKAADGRERVLFATGHPGGLLDVHRQTADALRRAGCEIVRIPSGLIADEGMVFQFADVAMLERGATLWHTHSPAPMAAILDAMADLGRPLPDLVVADHGWAGCAGQRGLDAIGYADCNDPALFLAESEGTLQVTVPLDDHVTDPRFYDPMTDYLLHAAGLLEDDGAPVREPEPTA, from the coding sequence ATGCCGATACCCAGCCGCGCCGCCCTCGTCGACCACCTCGTCCGTACGCGTATCGCGGGGGACGTCGCCACGCCACGCGACAACAACCTCTCCCACTACCGCAAGCTCGCCAACGGCGACCGCCACTACTGGCTCGGCCTGGAGCTCGGCGACCGCTGGACCGACGAGCAGGACGTCCTCGCCGTGATGGCCGAGCGCTGCGGGGTGATCGACGATCCCGCACACCGGCAGGGCCAGGACACCATCGACCCCGAGCTGACGGTGGACGCCCTGGAGCGGATGGCGGCCCGCCTGCGCAAGGCCGCCGACGGCCGTGAGCGGGTCCTGTTCGCCACCGGGCACCCGGGCGGCCTGCTGGACGTGCACCGGCAGACGGCGGACGCGCTGCGCCGGGCCGGCTGCGAGATCGTCCGCATCCCGTCCGGGCTGATCGCGGACGAGGGCATGGTCTTCCAGTTCGCCGACGTCGCGATGCTGGAACGCGGCGCGACCCTCTGGCACACCCACTCCCCGGCCCCGATGGCCGCCATCCTCGACGCCATGGCCGATCTGGGCCGACCGCTGCCCGACCTGGTCGTCGCCGACCACGGCTGGGCGGGCTGCGCGGGGCAGCGGGGGCTGGACGCGATCGGTTACGCCGACTGCAACGACCCGGCCCTCTTCCTCGCCGAGTCGGAGGGCACCCTCCAGGTCACGGTCCCGCTGGACGACCATGTCACCGACCCGCGCTTCTACGACCCGATGACGGACTACCTGCTGCACGCGGCGGGGCTGCTGGAGGACGACGGCGCG